CGTGGAACGCCCGATAAAAATGTATCTCGTTTTTCATTAAATGGCGCGCTATGCACCATGTTCGCCCATACCATTGTTTTGCAAACGCCTCTTTGCCTGCAGCATTCCGATAGAGCGCTATGGCGTATACACTTGTGGGCTTCTCGGGCTCGCATACCCGTATCAAGCGGTACCCGCTGATATGTGCCGGGAACATATCCCCAGGAACGACTCGCGGCACGGTAAAAACCAAACGAACTATGCTTATACACAGCGCTTCTATTTTTGAAATTGTGCTTACAAGATATGTCATATTACCGTATATTTTTAGTTGATGTATCCACGCTCCACATTGACGTCAGGACCTTTTTTGATTTCTTGCGAAATATGCGGGTATACACAAATACCAGGGCGTAGGCAGTCATCCGTATAGGGCTCCGCATATATTCACGAAACGCACCATACACAAAAGCTCCAAACGGTATCTTATATACGCTCTGGATATCCACACCAAACCATTTTTGCATCTCGGTACTTGAATATTGGTATCTACTAGACGGTCCTATCTGGTCTTTTATGCTTTGTGGACAGCGGATAAGGACTTTTGCATCATCAGGACGCGCAAATGTCCCGCCAAGCCGGCGGTTCTCCAGATACATAAAGATATCGCTGTTTACAATGTTTTCGGGCATTCGGAATTTTTGTATGTGCGATGTGCGGTACGCCAAACACCGTCCGCTTGCCATCAAATAGTTCTGCTTTTTGTTCCAGGACATACCAATATAATCCACCGCGCGCACCATACTTGCCATAATCGACTCAAAAAATGTCTCGGGCGGAAGCGGAAGAACACGCGCTCCTATCATGGTGAGCTGTGGGTCTGCTTCAAAGGCGCGCGCAATATGGTAGAGCGTGTCAGGAAGGAATGTAATATCATCCTGAGTTGATACGAAAATATCGGACTCGGCCATATCAACCATTTGTTTTATCTTTTTTATCTGGCTTCCGGTGTCTTCGTTCCAATACAGCTCTACATTCAGTTTGCGCAGTTCCGTTTTTATCTCGTCCGTCAAAGGGGTGCGGTCAGCAACAATAATAAAACGAAAATCGCCAACACCTTCGGAGGCGCGGATGCTCCGCGCAGTCTCAATAAGAGACCAGCCGCCGTAGCATGTCGGAATGCTTACCGTAAGCGTCAGTTTTTTATTCTGTTGTTCGGATGTTGTGCTCATATTATGTAAATATTTTTTCTTGTTCCTGCCATAACGCGCATGCGATGCTATCCTCCGGCATTTCTACATCATTGAATGATATCGGCTCGTCCTTTTTTATGTCGCGTTTTGCTTTACATCCGTCTGTAAGACCCATCGGCAGGAAACGCTTTTCGCGCGCCGTTTTATAATTATCTATGAGTCCGTAGCAGGTAAATCCGCCGATACCGTCCAGTATCTCGCCTGTTTTTATGTCTCGTTTTGCAACAGCAATAACATCCGCAACCGGTCCACCTTTCGGAGCAAGCGCGGCATCTTTAAAGAGCACTGCGCGCGCTACCGTCGCCGGCGTTTCTAACGGACTTAAATGGAACGGCGTGTAAAATACATAAAACGGCCCGTCGCCCATTTTGTATACTTTCATATAGCGCTGAAATAACGGATTGTCGTTGTAGCCGATCACAAATACGCCAAAGCTTGGTTCAGCTCCCAGAATATAATCCACAAGCCCACCATTCAGCATTTCGTCATGTGAGAACAAATCAATTGCGTCATTCGGATGCTTTGCTGTGGGCCCATACATGCCGCGCCTTCCTACACGAAAACCAGTGGCATTAGCAACCGTTGCCATCTCCATTGCAATCTTTGTGCCGTCAGCGAACGAGGTTATCATCTTCGGGCGCTGAAAACTCTTTTCCGCAAACTCTTTTTGTGTTTCGGGCGTACGATAATGGTCAAGCAAGCTTTTTATATTACCCGCAAGTACCGGCTTGCATCCGAGGAACGCGACACGCCGATAAAGATTCATAAGGACCGCGGGCTGGTCGCCATCCATTTGTGTATAGACCACGCCTGCTCCATCTGCCTTTTTCTTCAATAACGGCCCGATGGTCGCATCAAGTTCGGCATTTATCAGCACAACATGTTTTTTGTTTTCGATCGCTTTAGTTATAACGCGCGCGCCAAATTCCACCTCTCCGGTCGCCTCAACTACCACATCAATATCGGGAGACGAACAAAGCAAATCCGGATTGGATGTAATTACCGCCTGCTCCCCACGCACTGCAGTCTGTAATTCTTCCGGTGTCGTTACTTCGGCAATGTTTTTTGTGTATCCGGCTTCCGTATATGCTTCACGAGCATGCGTAAGCGTCCGGTTCGCGATTACCGCAAGTCGCATGCCGGCCACGCCCCGCGCTAATTGCAGCGCAAATCCGCGTGCCGCAAATCCCGCGCCAACAAGCCCCACGCGTATCGGCGCATGTTTCTTTTCAAGAATATTTAATTGTTCATCAATAATGATCATAAAAATGCGTTATGCCCACATAAACGGCCCCCATGCCTTATCTTTTTCAGAAACATGTTCTACCGAAATCGGCCACCGTACAGAAAACGAGCCGTCATCGTATCGCATACCCCGTTCGTGCTCCGGAGAATATGCCGTGTCCGAAAAGTTAGTAAACTCCGTATCGTCCTCAAGCGTCAAGATCGCGTGTCCCACGCCTTTCGGCATAAAAAGCATACGGTAATCATCCGCGCGGAATGTGAACCCTTCCCATTTTTTATATGTCGGAGAATCAGGACGCACATCGGTGACTACTTCAAATAGCGCCCCTTTATTGCAACGGGTAAGTTTTGTTTCTGCCCGCGGATGTGTCTGCCAATGAATACCGCGAATCGTTCCTTTGCATTTCGTGCCGGACACATACCCCTGCGCCAACGTTACATCAATGCCGTTGTCGCGGAATTCTTTTTCGCACCAGGTACGCGCCAAAAAGCCGCGGTCATCTTCCCGCTTTTCAAGTTCTATAATATACACCCCATCTATTGTTGTCGGAATAAATTTCATGCGCGAATTGATTCTTTTACCCAGTAATACATGTCATCAATCTGACCGGTGTCTTTCAGATAATTCATCTGCTTCAGTCGGGAAAACATCCGCGACCGGAATGTTTTTTTATCAAGCCCTATGTCTTCAAACAACCGGAACAGCTCTTGTATGCCGAAGCGAACATCTCTTACGCACCGAAATCCGGGCAATACGCGTTCGGCTTTTGAAAAATCAACACGATAACTCCGCATGTCGTTGTTTTCTTTATTAAATGTTATCTCCGCCTCGGGCATTACTTCCTGTATAATCGCGGCAATGTTTTTTATCTGATAGTTTGACGCGCTTGAGCCTATGTTTATTATCTGGCCGCGCAGAGATGCTTCGGGGGCGTGCAGAGCGGAAACCGCCGCATCGCACACATCGCGGATGTGCACAAAAGGCCGCCATGCTTCTCCATTGCTTTCCATGGTTATTTCGCGATCAACCCAGGCATATCCCGCTAAACTATTCACCGCGAGATCAAACCGCATGCGAGGTGATGCTCCGTACACGGTCGCGTTTCTGAAGATAATAGGGGAAAAATCATCGGACGCCATACCAAGAAGCATCCGCTCGTTTTCTGCCTTCATGCGCGCGTATGTCGTTAGGGGGTTGGGAGATACCGTTTCGTCTACCATCTTGCTTACAAGCCCGTAGACACTGCATGAAGAAAAATAAATAAAACGACTAACGCCTGCCGCGCGCGCGGCTTCCGCTAAATGCTTTGTTCCTTCACGGCTCACATCCGTTACTCCGCGTGGATTCAATTCGGCTAATGGATCGTTTGAAAATTCCGCAAGGTGTATTACTGCGTCCGCGCCGACAAGGTCATCTTTTGTAACCATGCGGATATCGCGCACGACGATGCCCAATCCATCTATAGACTCATCTTTGTAGAGTAACGCATCTTTATAAAATCCCGCGTCAAGCCCCACCACTAAAAATCCACTCTCCCGAAGCGTCTGGGCAAGCACCGTCCCAATATATCCCTGTATGCCCGAAATGAAAATTTTTCTTTGTTTTTTATTTATGCTCATATATGTTTATTTTTCCCATATGTTCCACGGCGCGCCTTTTTGCCACATCTCCTCTAACACATGCTTGTCGCGAAGAGTATCCATGGGATGCCAAAATCCATCATGATGGAATCCCGCCAATTCGCCTCTCTCGGCAAGCTTCTGCATCGGTTCAAGCTCCCAGCTTGTATCGTCTCCGGCAATGTAATCCAGCGCTTTCGGCTCGACCACAAAAAATCCTCCATTGATTCGTATGCCATCATCCTCCGGCTTTTCGCGAAAATTTTTAATGCGCGTTTGGCCTTTCTTTAAATGAAATGTC
The DNA window shown above is from Candidatus Niyogibacteria bacterium CG10_big_fil_rev_8_21_14_0_10_46_36 and carries:
- a CDS encoding NAD-dependent dehydratase yields the protein MSINKKQRKIFISGIQGYIGTVLAQTLRESGFLVVGLDAGFYKDALLYKDESIDGLGIVVRDIRMVTKDDLVGADAVIHLAEFSNDPLAELNPRGVTDVSREGTKHLAEAARAAGVSRFIYFSSCSVYGLVSKMVDETVSPNPLTTYARMKAENERMLLGMASDDFSPIIFRNATVYGASPRMRFDLAVNSLAGYAWVDREITMESNGEAWRPFVHIRDVCDAAVSALHAPEASLRGQIINIGSSASNYQIKNIAAIIQEVMPEAEITFNKENNDMRSYRVDFSKAERVLPGFRCVRDVRFGIQELFRLFEDIGLDKKTFRSRMFSRLKQMNYLKDTGQIDDMYYWVKESIRA
- a CDS encoding dTDP-4-dehydrorhamnose 3,5-epimerase: MKFIPTTIDGVYIIELEKREDDRGFLARTWCEKEFRDNGIDVTLAQGYVSGTKCKGTIRGIHWQTHPRAETKLTRCNKGALFEVVTDVRPDSPTYKKWEGFTFRADDYRMLFMPKGVGHAILTLEDDTEFTNFSDTAYSPEHERGMRYDDGSFSVRWPISVEHVSEKDKAWGPFMWA
- a CDS encoding NAD(P)-dependent oxidoreductase, translated to MIIIDEQLNILEKKHAPIRVGLVGAGFAARGFALQLARGVAGMRLAVIANRTLTHAREAYTEAGYTKNIAEVTTPEELQTAVRGEQAVITSNPDLLCSSPDIDVVVEATGEVEFGARVITKAIENKKHVVLINAELDATIGPLLKKKADGAGVVYTQMDGDQPAVLMNLYRRVAFLGCKPVLAGNIKSLLDHYRTPETQKEFAEKSFQRPKMITSFADGTKIAMEMATVANATGFRVGRRGMYGPTAKHPNDAIDLFSHDEMLNGGLVDYILGAEPSFGVFVIGYNDNPLFQRYMKVYKMGDGPFYVFYTPFHLSPLETPATVARAVLFKDAALAPKGGPVADVIAVAKRDIKTGEILDGIGGFTCYGLIDNYKTAREKRFLPMGLTDGCKAKRDIKKDEPISFNDVEMPEDSIACALWQEQEKIFT